ATCCGCTGCAGCTCTGCCGTCGTGACAATATCCGGGTGCGTCCCGTAACCGCGGTCCTGCAGAGCAGTCCCGTTGGCGTTGTCGCAGCCAGTGGCAACGATAACGGTGGCCACAGTCCGCTGGTGAGTGGTTTGCAGCGGCAGGTCAAAATGAATGCTGTCGTCGTCGCATACTTCGATACAGCGATTGCACGGCAGATAATTGGGCGGCCGGTTAAGACAGCTATCGATGTCAATCACGTACTCGGGTGGACAGGTTTCCGCCAGCGGCGTGTAGATCGCCTTGCGATACGTCAGGCCCTCGTCGAATTCGTTGGGTGAAACCGATGGGCAGACGGCGCGACAGCGGTTGCAGCGCGTGCAGGTGTCGGTGACAAAGCGCGCCTGCTCTGTGATGGTCGCGGTGAAATTGCCCGGCCGGCCCTGCAGCGCTTCGAGCTCGGCCAGCACAATCAGCTCCACGTTATCTCTCGCGCTCAGCGCCGCAAGCTTTGGCACGGCAATGCCATCGACAGCAGCGCTATCGTCAGTCGCCGCTGCAGCAAACCTGCCTCCGGCGACGGCGGCGCGCTCGACAATAATTACATTCGCCCCCGCATCAGCACAGTCCTGCGCCGCGGTCAGTCCGGCGAGGCCGCTGCCAACGATCAGAACTGAATCAGTCATCGGGCTGCGCTCCGGCGCCAAACTCGAATCCGGCCTGCAGTGCCTGCAGATCGAGCTGCAGGTGCTTGCTGGATACCTTTGCCCTGATCGCCTCTTCCATCGCCCGGCGACTGACGACGTTGGTGATGGCGATGAGACAACCGAGCAGCACGATGTTTGCCGCCAGCTTGGTACCGAGCTCAGCCGATTTGCGTGTTGCCGGCAAACGCACGGCAGCAGCGTCATCGGCGTGCAGGCTGACCAGGTCTGCATCGACAATCAGCAGCCCGCCTGGTTTGAGCTTTGGCCGAAAACGCTCGTAGG
This window of the Gammaproteobacteria bacterium genome carries:
- a CDS encoding 2-oxoacid:ferredoxin oxidoreductase subunit gamma, translated to MTGSAAENITEIRLGGIGGQGIALAGSLLGRAATIHDGKEAVFTQTHGPEARGGASRADVIISAGPVDYPFVIQPDILCVLFQEAYERFRPKLKPGGLLIVDADLVSLHADDAAAVRLPATRKSAELGTKLAANIVLLGCLIAITNVVSRRAMEEAIRAKVSSKHLQLDLQALQAGFEFGAGAQPDD